CTGGCCGCCACCTTCGCCGGCCGAGTCGCCGGGGTCGCGCCGGCCGCGCAGAGTACCGTGCAGGCCAAACTGGGATCTGCGAACAGCCAGGCCACCGTGCTGGGCACCTGGCCCGCCTACGAGACGGTGCGCAATTCCCCGGCCCAGAGTGGCGCCTACTTCACGCAGGCCGATCTGGACGGCCGCAGGCGCGTGGCCGTGATCGGTCATCAGGTGCTGGTCGACCTGTGGGGAGAGGGCACGCCCGGCGAGCAGGCCGTGGGGCAGACCCTGCGGCTGGGGTCGGTGAACTTCACGGTGGTCGGCGTGCTGCCAGACAAGGGCAACTCGGGTTTCGGCAACGCCAATGCCCAGGTGCTCGTGCCCCTGAGCACCTACCTGCAGCGCTTCTCGCGCACCAACGCGGCCAGTGGCCAGCCCACGGTCAACAGCGTCTACCTCCAGGCCAGCGACGCCGGGGATCTCCGGCAGCTGCAGGCCGACGTGACCGAACTGCTGAGCGTGCGGCACAGGCTCAGCGATCCCGAGGACCTGGATTTCCAGGTGCAGAACCAGGCCGACACGCTGGCCAGCCTGAACTCCATCACGACCACCCTGACCATCCTGGTGGGCGCCATCGCCGGCATCAGTCTGCTGGTCGGGGGCATCGGGATCATGAACATCATGCTGGTCTCGGTCACCGAGCGCACGCGCGAGATCGGTGTGCGCAAGGCGCTGGGCGCCCGGCCGCGCGACATCCTGACGCAGTTCCTGGTCGAGGCCTCGCTGCTCTCGGTCAGCGGCGGGGTGATCGGCCTGGCGCTGGGGGTGGGCCTCGCCTACGCCGGGCGGGCCTTGAACATCTCTCCCGTCTTTTCTCCCACCCCGATGATCGTGGCCTTTGTGTTCAGCGCGCTGGTCGGCGTGTTCTTCGGGTACTACCCGGCGGCGCGGGCGGCAAGGCTCGATCCGGTCGATTCACTGCGCTACGAGTGAGGGGCAGGAGGCCAATGGCAGATGGCTGATGGCTGAACAGCACCACCACGTCTGGAGGGCTTCGCTATGAGATGGATTCGACTCAAGTCCGTTCCTGTTTCCCTCGCCCTGGGCCTGGGCACGCTCGCCTCTGCGCAGACCGGGCCACAGGGGGGACAGGCCCCCACGCTGACCCCCGAAATGCGCGCCCGTATGGCCCAGATGCAGCCCGTCATCGATCTGGCCCAGACCGTCCGCCTGCTGCCGGAGCTGGAGAAGAACGCGGCCACCGCCGTGAACCGGGCGCAGGCGAAGGCCCTGCTGACGATCCTGACCACGCTTCAGAGATCCAGCGCCGTGCAGCCGAACGACGCCAGGAAGTACCTGACCCAGATCGAGGACAGGATTCTGACCGAAAAGCAGCTCTCCGCGCTGGACGGCCTGGTCATCAAGGCCGAGGCCGAGCGCGCCGCCCAGCGTGCCCGGCGGCCGGCGGGGGGCGCGGCAGGACAGGCCCGCATTCCTGGCCTGCCGGGCGGCGGCTTTGGCGGTCAGCGCCCTGGGGGCCCGGCGGGGCAGGGCGGCGCGGGGGGCCAGAACGCCCAGCCGGGTTCGTTCAACCCGTTCAGGGAGGGCCGGGGAGCGGACGCCCTGGGGGCCTATATCGCCGCGCTGCGGAAGAAATAACACGTTCAGATCGGCGGGGCGCCGGGTCTGGGCGGTCTCCAGGGCTGTGCCTGCCCCTACCCCCAGCGCTGCTCGACCACCCGCTGCGCGCCGTGCAGCGAGGCTCGCCAGCCCAGGCTCGCCCAGCGCTGCTGGAAGCTGTCGTGCGGCTGGGGGCGGCGCAGGTGCTCGCGCACCACGCCCACGAACGCCGCCCTGGGGTAGCCGGGCATGTCGGGAATGCCGCCGCCGATCAGGGTGACCTCCGGCCCCAGCAGATTCACGGCCGTGGCGACCGCGTAGGCCTGATCCCGCACGAAATCGGCCAGGGCGCCTTTCAGGGCCGGGTGCTCGGCGTGCCTGAGAAAGATCTCCCCCACGGGCAGACCGGCGCCGGCGGCCAGGTCGCGCAGGGTGTGGCCGCAGGCGTAGGCCTCCAGGCAGTCGGTGTTGCCGCACACGCAGCGGCGGCCCTCGGCGCGCACCGGGATGTGCCCGAGTTCGACGCTGACCGGGTGGCCCCGGTGGGGCCGGCCTCCCTCCAGGTAGGCAGCCCCCACGCCGGTGCCGAAAAAGACCCCCAGCACGTCCTGAAAGCCCAGTCCGCCGCCGGCGCAGGCCTCGCCGAGCAGATGCAGGATAACATCGCGTTCCAGCAGGGTGGGCCGGCCCAGCCGCCCTCCCACGAGTTCGCCCAGGCGCAGCCCCTCCAGCTGGGGGACGTTGGGGCTCGACAGCACGAGGTCGAGATCCCGCGCCAGACTGACCGGCAGACCGATCACCACGGCGTCGGGCTTCAGGTGGTGGCGCCGCAGGTGGGAGTCCAGCAGCTCTGCCAGGGCCGCCACGGGGTCGGGTACCCGCAGGACGTCGGTGCGCGCCGCGCTCGTCTCGGGCGCGGCCTCTCCCCGCGTGGCGTGGCCGATTCGCAGGTGGGTACCGCCGATATCGGCGACGACGAGGCTGGCAGGGATCACGGGAACCTCCTGAACCGCAGCAGAGAGACCTTTACCATTCCTTAAGGTGGGCTTGACTGATTTCGTCAACTGTACTTACGATATGGGCACTTTTCAAGAGATGAGTGTGGAGTAAACGGGCGCTGAAGCCCGCTGTTCACCGCCCTGCCTGACCGCCCCGGGTTCAAAGGAGTCGTGCGTGACCGGACTGTCCTCCCCACTGCCTGTGGCCTCCGTGGCCCGGCGTGGTCGGCGGCCGGAAGACGGCCGCCGACAGAACCGCGAGGCGGTCATGGGGCTGTTGCGCCGGCAGGCGCTGGGCCGGGCGGAACTGGCGCGGGCGCTGGGGCTCTCGAAAACGGCGCTGGGTGACCTGATCGGCGGGCTGCTGGACGAGGGACTGCTGGAGGAGCGCGGCGAACGGGAATCGCCCGGAGAGAGGGGCCGCCGGCCGGCGCCGCTGCACGTCCAGGCGCGGCGCGCCGCCGTGATCGGGGTCGACCTCTCGGCGACCTCCTTCGAGTTCGGAAGTTACGACCTGCTCGGTGAGCCGCTGCAGCTGAGCCGTCTGCCCTCGGAGCGGGGCAGGGGACAGGCCGCGGTGTACCGCCAGATCGTCCGGGGTGTGCGCGCCGCCCTCGGACAGGCGCGGGCGCTGGGTCTGCCGGTCGCGGCGGTCGGCATCGCCGCTCCAGGGCCGCTCGACGCGGCCTCGGGCACCATCCTGGCGCCGCCCAGTTTTCCCGACCTGCACCACCTCGCCGTCACGGCCCGCCTGGAAGAGGAACTGGGCCTGCCGGTGCGGCTGGAGCGCAACACCACCGCCGCCGCGACCGCCCACCTGCGCCGCAGCGACCGCGACCTGCGGAACTTCGTGTACCTGCTGCTGATGGATCAGGGCATCGGGGCGGGGCTGGTGATCGACCGCCAGGTCTACCGGGGCACCCACGGCTACGCCGGGGAATTCGGGCACGTCTCGCTGGACGTCAGCGGCCCGCCCTGCCCCTGCGGCAACCACGGCTGCCTGGAACGGGTGGCCGACGTGGACGCCACCGAACAGGCCTACGCCCGGCACGGCGAGGCGCTGGGCCACGCAGCCATCGTCGCGCGGGCGCAGGCAGGCGAGGCGCTGGCCCAGGAGGTGCTGGACACGGCCGGGCAGGCGCTGGGCCGGGCCGCCGTGAGTCTGGTGAACCTGCTCGATCCACAGGCTCTGATCCTGGGCGGCGTGGGTGCCCAGGCGGCGCCCTTCCTGCTGCCCGCGCTGCGGCGGGAACTGGGTGCCCGCGCCTACCCCTTCCTGAGCTGGGGCGAGCACCTCGACCTGCGGGTCTGCGATCTGCCCAATCCGAGCGGCCAGGGCGCGGCCGAGTGCGTTCTGAACGCCATCTACCGGGGCGATATCGGTCTGCCCTCGGCCCGGCCCGAGCTGACCCCGGCCTGATCCTGTTCTGTCCCCTTCCAGCCCTTCCACGTGCGGCCCACGGCGACCCGTCACCCCACCATTCACGCCTCCAGGAGGGCAAGATGAAGAAAACCGGGACATGGCTGGCCATCGGCTTGGTGCTCACCGTGGGGCTCACGCCCGCCGCGGCGCAGGGGAAGAAATACACCATCGTGCTGATTCCTGGGCTCACCACCGACGGCTTCTACATCACCATGCGCAAGGGCGCCGAGGACGCGGCCAAGAAGCTGGGCGTGACCCTAAGCTTCCAGGGCGGGCCGGAGTTCAACCCGACCGTGCAGATTCCGGTCTTGAACGCCGTGATCGCCCGCAAGCCCGACGCCATCCTGATCGCCCCGACCGACAAGCAGCAGCTCATCGCGCCGCTGAGGGCGGCCCAGGCGGCGGGCATCAAGGTCATCACGGTGGACACCTTCATCGGGGACAGCGGCAAGTACCAGACCGGCTCTGGCGCGGCCGATTTCCCGCTGTCCTACGTCGCCTCCGACAACGTCGAGGGCGGGCGGGTCGCGGCGCGGGCGTTGGCCAAGGCCATCGGGAACAAGGGCAAGGTCTACGTGTCGAACGTCAAGCCCGGCATCTCCACCACGGATCAGCGCGAGCAGGGCTTCAAGGAGGAGATGAAGAAGTTCTCTGGCATCACGGTGCTGCCCACCCAGTACAACGACAACGACAGCAACAAGGCCGCCTCGCAGTTCGCGGCCGTGCTGGCGCGCAACGCCGACCTGGCCGGGGTCTTCGGGGCCAACCTGTTCTCGGCGCAGGGCGCGGCCAACGGCGTCAAGACCTCGGGCAAGACGGGCGCGGTCAAGGTCGTGGCCTTCGACGCCCCGGAAAGCATCGTGAACGACATCAAGAACGGCACCATCGACATCGCCATCGCGCAGCACCCGGCCGAGATGGGCGCCAAGGGCGTGGAATACGCCGTCGCCGCCCTGAGCGGCAAGAAGATCCCCGCCCAGTACGGCACCGGCTATACCGTAATGGACAAGTCCAACATCGACGACCCGAAGGTGCAGGCCTTCATCTACTCGTCCAAGTAGGCGGGCGCCCGGGGTGAGGGCGTGCCGGCCGGCGCCCCCTCGCCCCGGCCCTGTCCGGTTCCCCGCAGCCCACCGCCTCTCCAACCGTCAGGGTCTCGCCAGCCGTCAGGAGGTGCCGAGTGTCCGTGCCCGAACTCAACCCGGAGGCCGCTGCCCGCCAGCCCCCCGCCGGGCGCCCGGATCTCGTGCGCGCCCTGGGGGCGGCCTGGCCGTGGCTCTTTCTGTTCACCCTGCTGGTCTTCTTCGAGGTCTGGGCGCGGGCGAGCTACCAGACCTCGTTCGTCTTCAACCTCACCAACGTCCAGAGCATCCTGCTCGCCGCCGTGCAGCCGCTCCTCATCGCGCTGGGCCAGACGCTGGTGATCATCGCCGGCGGCATCGACCTGAGCGTGGGCTTCACGGTGGGGCTGGCGGCGGTCGTGTCGGCGCGGGTCATGCAGACCCTCGATCCCTCGCTGCCCCCGGCGCTGTCGCTGCTCCTGGCCATCGTGGTGGCGCTGCTCGCCTCGCTGGGGGTGGGCTGGGTGAACGGCATCCTGATCGCCCGCTGGAAGGTGCCGCCCTTCATCGGCACGCTGGGGATGTACGGGGTGGCGCGCGGGCTGGGCTTCCTGACCTCGGGCGGCACCACGGTGGGCACCGACAACCCGGTCAACTCGGCGCTGGGCAACGGCAAGATGTTCGGGCTCGTGCCCTGGCCGGTGGTGGTCACCTTTCTCGTGGTGCTGTACGTGCATTACCTGCTCTCGCGCACCAAGTTCGGGCAGTACACCTACGCCATCGGCGGCAACCGCAACGCGGCCATCCGCGCGGGCATCAACGTGGACGCCCACACCATGAAGCTCTACCTGATCACCGCCGTGCTGGCGGGGGTCGCAGGCGCGATTTACACCGCGCGCTTCACCGCGGGCGCGGCGCAGGCCGGCGAGCCCACGCTGCTCGACTCCATCGCGGCGGTCGTGATTGGCGGTGCCAGCCTCTTCGGGGGGGCGGGCACGGTGGTGGGCACGGTGATCGGGGCGCTGATCATCGCGGTGATCCAGTTCGGCCTGGTGTTCATCAACGTGCAGCCCTTCTGGC
The sequence above is drawn from the Deinococcus koreensis genome and encodes:
- a CDS encoding ABC transporter permease, with product MTTSSSSGQVRAAPATPAPAPHRRGGIGLGGAFTIAWRAIVGTPLRSILTALGVIIGVAAVVSLTAIGQGSTAGVTRNLESLGTNLLTVGSARGQGGGSLVRSGPRQTITVKDVEALAATFAGRVAGVAPAAQSTVQAKLGSANSQATVLGTWPAYETVRNSPAQSGAYFTQADLDGRRRVAVIGHQVLVDLWGEGTPGEQAVGQTLRLGSVNFTVVGVLPDKGNSGFGNANAQVLVPLSTYLQRFSRTNAASGQPTVNSVYLQASDAGDLRQLQADVTELLSVRHRLSDPEDLDFQVQNQADTLASLNSITTTLTILVGAIAGISLLVGGIGIMNIMLVSVTERTREIGVRKALGARPRDILTQFLVEASLLSVSGGVIGLALGVGLAYAGRALNISPVFSPTPMIVAFVFSALVGVFFGYYPAARAARLDPVDSLRYE
- a CDS encoding ROK family protein; the encoded protein is MIPASLVVADIGGTHLRIGHATRGEAAPETSAARTDVLRVPDPVAALAELLDSHLRRHHLKPDAVVIGLPVSLARDLDLVLSSPNVPQLEGLRLGELVGGRLGRPTLLERDVILHLLGEACAGGGLGFQDVLGVFFGTGVGAAYLEGGRPHRGHPVSVELGHIPVRAEGRRCVCGNTDCLEAYACGHTLRDLAAGAGLPVGEIFLRHAEHPALKGALADFVRDQAYAVATAVNLLGPEVTLIGGGIPDMPGYPRAAFVGVVREHLRRPQPHDSFQQRWASLGWRASLHGAQRVVEQRWG
- a CDS encoding ROK family protein, whose protein sequence is MTGLSSPLPVASVARRGRRPEDGRRQNREAVMGLLRRQALGRAELARALGLSKTALGDLIGGLLDEGLLEERGERESPGERGRRPAPLHVQARRAAVIGVDLSATSFEFGSYDLLGEPLQLSRLPSERGRGQAAVYRQIVRGVRAALGQARALGLPVAAVGIAAPGPLDAASGTILAPPSFPDLHHLAVTARLEEELGLPVRLERNTTAAATAHLRRSDRDLRNFVYLLLMDQGIGAGLVIDRQVYRGTHGYAGEFGHVSLDVSGPPCPCGNHGCLERVADVDATEQAYARHGEALGHAAIVARAQAGEALAQEVLDTAGQALGRAAVSLVNLLDPQALILGGVGAQAAPFLLPALRRELGARAYPFLSWGEHLDLRVCDLPNPSGQGAAECVLNAIYRGDIGLPSARPELTPA
- a CDS encoding ABC transporter substrate-binding protein, producing the protein MKKTGTWLAIGLVLTVGLTPAAAQGKKYTIVLIPGLTTDGFYITMRKGAEDAAKKLGVTLSFQGGPEFNPTVQIPVLNAVIARKPDAILIAPTDKQQLIAPLRAAQAAGIKVITVDTFIGDSGKYQTGSGAADFPLSYVASDNVEGGRVAARALAKAIGNKGKVYVSNVKPGISTTDQREQGFKEEMKKFSGITVLPTQYNDNDSNKAASQFAAVLARNADLAGVFGANLFSAQGAANGVKTSGKTGAVKVVAFDAPESIVNDIKNGTIDIAIAQHPAEMGAKGVEYAVAALSGKKIPAQYGTGYTVMDKSNIDDPKVQAFIYSSK
- a CDS encoding ABC transporter permease subunit, coding for MSVPELNPEAAARQPPAGRPDLVRALGAAWPWLFLFTLLVFFEVWARASYQTSFVFNLTNVQSILLAAVQPLLIALGQTLVIIAGGIDLSVGFTVGLAAVVSARVMQTLDPSLPPALSLLLAIVVALLASLGVGWVNGILIARWKVPPFIGTLGMYGVARGLGFLTSGGTTVGTDNPVNSALGNGKMFGLVPWPVVVTFLVVLYVHYLLSRTKFGQYTYAIGGNRNAAIRAGINVDAHTMKLYLITAVLAGVAGAIYTARFTAGAAQAGEPTLLDSIAAVVIGGASLFGGAGTVVGTVIGALIIAVIQFGLVFINVQPFWQFIAVGAVIILSVLVDQARTRRGRT